The following are encoded in a window of Ferribacterium limneticum genomic DNA:
- the glcF gene encoding glycolate oxidase subunit GlcF, which yields MDTKITAELRATHAGQIAEEILRKCVHCGFCTATCPTYQLLGDELDGPRGRIYLIKQVLEGKAVTEKTRTHLDRCLTCRSCETTCPSGVKYSHLLDVGRAVVEAKLPRRFADRVTRALLRTVLPNPALFGPAIAVGRAVRPLLPTALADKLPPAQPSGAPWPKPAAHGRRMLALAGCVQPSLAPNINAATARVFDKLGIELFEEAKAGCCGAVRFHLNDHETAKNDMRRNIDAWWPHVEAGVEAIVATASGCGVQIKDYEHILADDAVYAEKAAKISALCRDPSEILAGEKAALLPLLACHTEKRGKLAFHSPCTLQHGLQIRGSIEVLLQAAGYELTPVADSHLCCGSAGTYSVLQPELANKLRTNKLAALNAGGPALAATANIGCLTHLQAGSTLPVRHWIELIDEATA from the coding sequence ATGGATACGAAAATTACCGCCGAACTGCGCGCCACCCACGCCGGCCAGATCGCCGAGGAAATCCTGCGCAAGTGCGTCCATTGCGGCTTCTGCACGGCGACCTGTCCGACCTATCAACTGCTCGGCGACGAACTCGACGGTCCGCGTGGCCGCATCTACCTGATCAAGCAGGTGCTCGAAGGCAAGGCGGTGACCGAAAAGACGCGCACCCACCTCGACCGCTGCCTGACCTGCCGTTCCTGCGAAACGACCTGCCCGTCGGGCGTCAAATACAGCCATCTGCTCGATGTCGGGCGCGCCGTGGTCGAGGCAAAACTGCCGCGCCGTTTCGCTGACCGTGTGACACGCGCGCTGCTGAGAACCGTGTTGCCCAACCCCGCGCTGTTTGGCCCGGCTATTGCCGTTGGCCGGGCGGTCCGGCCGCTCTTGCCGACCGCTCTGGCCGACAAGTTGCCGCCCGCCCAGCCGTCCGGCGCGCCGTGGCCGAAGCCGGCCGCCCACGGGCGCCGCATGCTGGCCCTGGCCGGTTGCGTCCAGCCTTCGCTGGCGCCCAATATCAACGCAGCCACGGCGCGCGTCTTCGACAAGCTCGGGATCGAATTGTTTGAAGAAGCCAAGGCCGGTTGCTGCGGCGCCGTGCGTTTCCACCTCAACGACCACGAAACGGCCAAGAACGACATGCGGCGCAACATCGACGCCTGGTGGCCGCATGTTGAGGCAGGTGTCGAGGCCATCGTTGCCACTGCCTCCGGCTGCGGCGTGCAGATCAAGGACTACGAACACATCCTGGCCGATGACGCGGTCTACGCCGAAAAAGCGGCAAAAATCAGCGCTCTGTGCCGCGATCCCTCAGAAATTCTGGCCGGTGAGAAAGCCGCATTGCTGCCCTTGCTGGCGTGCCACACCGAAAAACGCGGCAAGCTGGCCTTTCATTCGCCCTGTACCCTGCAACACGGCCTGCAGATTCGCGGCAGCATCGAGGTCTTGCTGCAAGCCGCCGGCTACGAATTGACGCCGGTCGCCGACAGCCATCTATGCTGTGGCTCGGCCGGCACCTATTCCGTCCTGCAGCCCGAACTGGCCAACAAACTGCGCACCAACAAGCTGGCTGCCCTCAATGCCGGTGGCCCGGCGCTGGCGGCGACGGCCAATATCGGCTGCCTGACCCACTTGCAGGCGGGTAGTACACTGCCCGTGCGGCACTGGATTGAATTGATTGACGAGGCAACGGCATGA
- the glcE gene encoding glycolate oxidase subunit GlcE, whose product MQLDTIVSAVKAACESRTPLRIRGAGSKDFYGGLLAGEVLDVSGHCGIVAYEPTELYITAKGGTPLAEVEATLAEKGQMLAFEPPHFAGATVGGCVAAGLSGPRRQQAGAVRDFVLGVKLVDGTGQMLSFGGQVMKNVAGYDVSRLIAGSLGTLGVIAEVTLKVLPRPVAETTLVFACDATEAIRRLNDWGGQPLPISASFWHDGQLWLRLSGARAAVEAATSKLGGNSTVNPEKHWNSIREQTHPAFAASPLWRLALPSTAPCPELDGLRAIEWGGALRWYAGEVDGDHQAVRVAAASLGGHAVLYRAPESLRCLDGAFAELPPALLALHRRLKKAFDPQGILNPGRLYAEF is encoded by the coding sequence ATGCAGCTTGACACCATCGTTTCCGCCGTCAAAGCCGCTTGCGAAAGCCGCACCCCGCTGCGCATCCGCGGCGCCGGCAGCAAGGATTTCTACGGTGGCCTGCTGGCCGGCGAAGTTCTCGATGTTTCCGGCCATTGCGGCATCGTCGCCTACGAGCCGACCGAGCTCTACATCACGGCCAAAGGCGGCACGCCGCTGGCCGAGGTCGAGGCCACGCTGGCCGAAAAGGGCCAGATGCTCGCCTTCGAACCCCCACATTTCGCTGGCGCCACAGTCGGCGGCTGCGTCGCCGCCGGCCTCTCCGGCCCGCGTCGGCAACAGGCCGGTGCCGTGCGCGACTTCGTGCTCGGCGTCAAGCTGGTCGACGGGACCGGCCAGATGCTCAGTTTCGGTGGCCAGGTTATGAAAAACGTTGCCGGCTACGATGTTTCGCGTCTCATCGCCGGTAGTCTCGGCACGCTGGGTGTCATCGCCGAAGTCACGCTCAAAGTGCTGCCCAGGCCGGTGGCCGAAACGACGCTGGTTTTCGCGTGCGATGCGACCGAAGCCATTCGCCGACTCAACGACTGGGGCGGCCAGCCGCTGCCGATTTCGGCTTCCTTCTGGCATGACGGCCAGCTCTGGCTGCGCCTCTCCGGCGCGCGGGCGGCGGTCGAGGCGGCTACCAGCAAGCTCGGCGGCAATTCCACGGTCAACCCGGAAAAACACTGGAATTCGATACGTGAGCAAACGCATCCGGCCTTCGCTGCCAGCCCGTTGTGGCGACTGGCGCTGCCATCGACCGCGCCGTGTCCGGAACTCGACGGCCTGCGCGCCATCGAGTGGGGCGGGGCTTTGCGCTGGTATGCCGGCGAAGTCGATGGCGATCACCAGGCAGTACGTGTTGCCGCCGCCAGCCTCGGCGGCCACGCCGTGCTCTACCGCGCGCCGGAATCGCTGCGCTGTCTGGACGGGGCATTCGCCGAGTTGCCGCCAGCCTTGCTCGCCTTGCATCGCCGCCTCAAAAAAGCCTTCGACCCGCAGGGCATTCTCAACCCCGGCCGGCTGTACGCGGAGTTTTAG
- a CDS encoding FAD-linked oxidase C-terminal domain-containing protein, protein MSSPDPAFSTDLAALAARLRLFLPPHCLLLGEEDLRPYECDGLTAYRELPLAVCLPETEAQVIDILRTCHSLGVPVVARGAGTGLSGGAMPHAQGVVLSLARFNKILRVDRAARLAVVQPGVRNLAVSEAAAPYGLYYAPDPSSQIACTLGGNVAENSGGVHCLKYGLTVHNVLRIRVVSIEGEAFEIGSEAPDAAGYDLLALLIGSEGMLGVVTEVTVKLVPKPELAQVVMASFADVAKAGDAVAAIIAAGIIPAGLEMMDKAATAAVEPFVKAGYDMNAEAILLCESDGTPEEVAEEIARVTEVLNAAGANEIRVSQSEAERLRFWAGRKAAFPAVGRITPDYYCMDGTIPRKRLAEMLSSIAAMETKYGLRCANVFHAGDGNLHPLIMYDASQPGDWERAEAFGAEILELSVALGGSITGEHGVGIEKINQMCVQYATPEIEAFHRVKAAFDETGLLNPGKAVPSLHRCAEYGRMHVHHGDVKFPELERF, encoded by the coding sequence ATGAGCTCGCCCGATCCCGCCTTCTCGACTGACCTCGCCGCCCTTGCGGCGCGGCTGCGGCTGTTCCTGCCACCACATTGTCTGCTGCTCGGCGAAGAAGATCTGCGCCCCTACGAATGCGACGGCCTCACCGCCTACCGCGAACTGCCGCTGGCCGTCTGCCTGCCGGAAACCGAGGCGCAGGTCATTGACATCCTGCGTACCTGCCACAGCCTCGGCGTGCCGGTTGTGGCGCGCGGGGCAGGCACGGGATTGTCCGGCGGCGCCATGCCGCATGCCCAGGGCGTCGTCTTGTCGCTGGCCCGTTTCAACAAGATTTTGCGTGTCGACCGCGCCGCGCGACTCGCCGTGGTGCAGCCCGGCGTGCGCAACCTCGCTGTCTCGGAAGCGGCGGCGCCCTACGGCCTCTACTACGCGCCCGACCCGTCGTCGCAAATCGCCTGCACGCTGGGCGGCAACGTCGCCGAAAACTCGGGCGGCGTGCATTGCCTCAAATACGGGCTGACCGTCCATAACGTCCTGCGCATCCGCGTCGTCAGCATCGAAGGCGAGGCCTTCGAGATCGGCTCCGAAGCGCCCGATGCCGCGGGCTACGACCTGCTGGCGCTGCTGATCGGCTCCGAAGGTATGCTCGGCGTCGTCACTGAAGTTACTGTCAAGCTGGTGCCCAAACCCGAACTGGCGCAGGTCGTCATGGCCTCGTTCGCCGATGTCGCCAAGGCTGGCGATGCTGTCGCTGCGATCATCGCCGCCGGCATCATCCCGGCCGGGCTGGAAATGATGGACAAGGCCGCCACCGCCGCCGTCGAACCGTTTGTGAAAGCCGGCTACGACATGAACGCCGAAGCCATTCTGCTCTGCGAGTCGGACGGCACGCCGGAAGAAGTCGCCGAGGAAATCGCTCGCGTCACCGAAGTGCTCAACGCCGCCGGTGCCAACGAAATCCGCGTCTCGCAATCGGAAGCCGAGCGCCTGCGCTTCTGGGCCGGGCGCAAGGCGGCGTTCCCCGCCGTCGGCCGCATCACGCCCGACTATTACTGCATGGACGGCACCATCCCGCGCAAGCGGCTGGCCGAAATGCTGTCATCGATTGCCGCCATGGAAACCAAATACGGCCTGCGCTGCGCCAACGTCTTCCACGCCGGCGACGGCAACCTGCATCCGCTCATCATGTACGACGCTTCGCAGCCCGGCGACTGGGAGCGAGCCGAAGCCTTCGGCGCCGAAATCCTCGAATTGTCGGTGGCGCTCGGCGGTTCGATCACCGGTGAACACGGTGTCGGCATCGAGAAAATCAACCAGATGTGCGTCCAATATGCGACGCCGGAAATCGAAGCTTTCCACCGCGTCAAGGCCGCCTTCGACGAAACCGGCCTGCTCAATCCCGGCAAGGCTGTGCCCAGCCTGCACCGCTGCGCCGAATATGGCCGCATGCACGTCCATCACGGCGACGTGAAATTCCCCGAGTTGGAGCGCTTCTGA
- a CDS encoding glycerate kinase type-2 family protein, whose translation MTPRDILRRLFDSAIAAADPALCVPTHLPPDDGGRLIVIGAGKASAAMARAVEQHWSGPLEGTVVTRYGHGVPCERIKIIEAAHPVPDAAGEAAALSIFAQISRLTVEDRVLALISGGGSALLAAPAPGVTLAEKRALTSALLRSGASIGEINCVRKHLSALKGGRLAAAAWPASVLTLAISDVPGDDPAVIASGPTVGDPTTCADALNVLDFHHIAIPSDLRLHLESGQLETPKPGDPHLANSEFRLIASPRQMLEAAAVEAQRLGMTPLILGDAIEGEAREVAKVMAGVARSCGQHGFPAKKPCVLLSGGETTVTMQGDGHGGRNTEFLLSLALALDGAPGIHALAADTDGIDGSEDNAGAFIDPTTPARARASGLDLRARLANNDAWTCFSELGDLLVTGPTRTNVNDFRAILVE comes from the coding sequence GTGACTCCGCGCGACATCCTGCGCCGCCTGTTCGACTCCGCCATTGCTGCGGCCGATCCGGCCTTGTGCGTGCCGACCCATCTGCCGCCTGACGATGGCGGCCGACTCATCGTCATCGGCGCCGGCAAAGCCTCGGCCGCCATGGCGCGGGCCGTCGAGCAACATTGGTCCGGGCCGCTCGAAGGAACGGTCGTCACGCGCTACGGCCACGGCGTGCCGTGCGAACGGATCAAGATCATCGAAGCCGCACACCCGGTCCCGGACGCCGCCGGCGAGGCAGCAGCGCTTTCCATTTTTGCGCAAATTTCCCGGTTGACCGTGGAAGACCGCGTGCTGGCCCTGATTTCCGGTGGCGGCTCGGCCTTGCTTGCTGCCCCGGCGCCCGGTGTCACGCTGGCCGAAAAGCGGGCGCTCACCTCGGCGCTGCTGCGCTCGGGGGCGAGCATTGGCGAAATCAACTGTGTGCGCAAACATCTGTCAGCCCTCAAGGGCGGTCGCCTCGCCGCCGCCGCGTGGCCGGCCTCGGTGCTGACCCTGGCCATTTCAGACGTGCCCGGCGACGACCCGGCTGTCATCGCCTCCGGCCCGACCGTCGGCGATCCGACGACCTGCGCCGATGCGCTGAATGTGCTCGATTTCCACCACATCGCCATTCCCTCCGATCTGCGTCTTCACCTCGAATCCGGCCAACTGGAAACGCCCAAGCCGGGCGATCCGCATCTGGCCAACAGCGAATTCCGCCTCATCGCCAGTCCGCGCCAGATGCTCGAAGCGGCCGCCGTTGAGGCGCAACGGCTCGGCATGACGCCGCTCATCCTCGGCGATGCCATCGAAGGCGAGGCGCGCGAAGTCGCCAAGGTCATGGCCGGCGTGGCGCGCTCCTGCGGTCAACACGGTTTTCCGGCCAAAAAGCCCTGCGTCCTGCTCTCCGGTGGCGAAACGACGGTGACGATGCAAGGCGACGGCCACGGCGGGCGCAACACCGAATTCCTGCTCAGCCTGGCCCTGGCGCTCGACGGCGCGCCGGGCATTCACGCCCTGGCCGCCGACACCGACGGCATCGACGGCAGCGAAGACAACGCCGGCGCCTTCATCGACCCAACGACGCCGGCCCGGGCGCGGGCGTCCGGACTCGACCTGCGCGCCCGGCTGGCCAACAACGACGCGTGGACCTGCTTTTCCGAACTCGGCGACCTGCTGGTCACCGGCCCGACGCGCACCAACGTCAATGATTTTCGCGCCATCCTCGTAGAATGA
- the hyi gene encoding hydroxypyruvate isomerase — MPQFAANLSFLFTDLPFPERFQRAAAAGFQGVEYLFPYDWPAHDVAEWLKAAAVEQVLFNLPPGDWAAGERGLACLPHRQGEFAESVEQALNYAMVLDCERVHCMAGLRPAGVGEVELEVTYVANLQFAADRFATVGATVMIEPINSRLDMPGYWLDDVNKALRLLDAIDRPNVKLQLDLYHAQIIQGDLARTIEANLGRIGHIQIADNPGRHEPGTGEINYLFLFDQLDRLGYAGWVGCEYKPLTTTEAGLGWMPR; from the coding sequence ATGCCCCAGTTCGCTGCCAATCTCAGTTTTTTATTTACCGACCTACCGTTCCCGGAGCGTTTCCAGCGGGCGGCGGCGGCCGGTTTTCAGGGCGTCGAGTATCTTTTTCCCTACGACTGGCCGGCCCATGACGTCGCGGAATGGCTCAAGGCGGCCGCTGTCGAGCAGGTGCTGTTCAATCTGCCGCCCGGCGACTGGGCCGCCGGCGAGCGCGGCCTGGCCTGTTTGCCGCACCGCCAGGGCGAATTTGCCGAAAGTGTCGAGCAGGCGCTAAATTACGCGATGGTCCTCGACTGCGAACGGGTGCATTGCATGGCCGGGCTTCGTCCCGCTGGCGTTGGCGAGGTGGAACTGGAAGTGACTTACGTCGCCAACCTGCAATTTGCTGCCGACCGTTTTGCCACCGTCGGCGCGACGGTGATGATCGAGCCGATCAACAGCCGCCTCGACATGCCGGGCTACTGGCTGGACGATGTGAACAAAGCGCTCCGGCTGCTCGACGCCATTGACCGCCCCAACGTCAAACTGCAACTCGATCTCTATCACGCGCAGATCATTCAGGGCGACTTGGCGCGGACCATCGAAGCCAATCTCGGGCGCATCGGCCACATCCAGATCGCCGACAACCCGGGTCGCCACGAACCGGGTACTGGCGAAATCAACTACCTGTTTCTGTTCGATCAGCTCGACCGACTCGGCTACGCCGGCTGGGTCGGCTGCGAATACAAGCCGCTGACGACGACCGAAGCCGGCCTCGGCTGGATGCCTAGGTGA
- a CDS encoding cob(I)yrinic acid a,c-diamide adenosyltransferase produces the protein MNDTEHERKGNRLSKIVTRTGDAGTTGLGDGSRTTKDSLRIDAIGEVDELNSGLGVLLCEDMPEAMRAALLDVQNDLFDLGGELCLPGMEVMKDAQVARLEAQAEAFNADLPMLKEFILPGGTRAAALAHLSRTVCRRAERAMVRLHGAEPLSEAARRYINRLSDLLFILGRALNRAGGRGDVLWQKGKNAA, from the coding sequence GTGAACGACACCGAACATGAACGCAAGGGCAACCGCCTGTCGAAGATCGTCACCCGCACCGGCGACGCCGGCACGACCGGCCTTGGCGATGGCAGCCGGACGACCAAGGACAGCCTGCGCATCGACGCCATCGGCGAGGTCGATGAGCTCAACTCCGGTCTCGGCGTGCTGCTCTGCGAAGACATGCCGGAAGCCATGCGCGCCGCCCTGCTCGATGTCCAGAACGACCTTTTCGACCTCGGCGGCGAACTTTGCCTGCCCGGCATGGAAGTCATGAAGGACGCCCAGGTCGCCCGTCTCGAAGCGCAGGCCGAGGCCTTCAACGCCGACCTGCCGATGCTCAAGGAATTCATCCTGCCCGGCGGCACCCGCGCCGCCGCGCTCGCCCACCTGAGCCGCACCGTCTGCCGCCGCGCCGAACGGGCCATGGTCCGCCTGCACGGCGCCGAGCCGCTGTCCGAAGCCGCCCGCCGCTACATCAACCGCCTGTCCGACCTGCTCTTCATCCTCGGCCGCGCCCTCAACCGGGCCGGCGGCCGCGGCGATGTGCTCTGGCAAAAGGGCAAAAATGCTGCGTAA
- a CDS encoding crotonase/enoyl-CoA hydratase family protein, with product MNPLEFSTLAVTLVDHIAEVRLNRPDKSNAMNEAMWQEIRQAFEWVDATPEARVAILSGEGKNFCAGIDLAMLGSIQQQIAHADGARSRETLRRLILDLQDCLSSIERCRKPVLAAIQGACVGGALDLVTCCDMRYVAPDAVFSIKEIDLGMVADVGTLQRLPRLIGEGMTRELAYTGRTVDADEAEKLGLINFKFGDFSRLTVEVRKIAQTIAAKSPLAIRGSKDVLNFSRDHSVADGLNYVAGWNAAMLLSADLDECIAAQREKRAAQFGD from the coding sequence ATGAATCCCCTTGAATTCAGCACCCTCGCCGTCACGCTGGTCGATCACATTGCCGAGGTTCGCCTCAACCGGCCAGACAAGTCGAATGCGATGAACGAGGCGATGTGGCAGGAAATCCGTCAGGCTTTCGAATGGGTAGATGCCACGCCGGAGGCACGCGTCGCCATCCTGAGCGGCGAAGGGAAAAACTTCTGCGCCGGGATCGACCTCGCGATGCTCGGCAGCATCCAGCAACAGATTGCTCACGCCGATGGCGCCCGCAGTCGCGAAACCTTGCGTCGGCTAATTCTCGACCTGCAGGATTGCCTGAGCAGCATCGAACGCTGCCGCAAACCGGTGCTCGCTGCCATCCAGGGCGCCTGCGTCGGTGGGGCGCTTGATCTCGTTACCTGTTGCGACATGCGCTACGTGGCACCGGATGCGGTTTTTTCGATCAAGGAAATCGATCTCGGCATGGTGGCCGACGTTGGCACGCTGCAACGCCTGCCGCGCCTGATTGGCGAAGGGATGACGCGGGAACTGGCGTACACCGGCCGCACTGTGGACGCCGATGAAGCGGAAAAGCTCGGCCTGATCAATTTCAAATTTGGCGATTTTTCCCGGTTGACCGTGGAAGTGCGCAAAATCGCCCAAACCATCGCCGCCAAGTCGCCCCTGGCCATTCGCGGCAGCAAGGACGTGCTGAATTTCAGCCGCGATCACTCTGTCGCCGACGGCCTCAATTACGTCGCCGGCTGGAATGCGGCGATGCTGCTCTCGGCCGACCTTGACGAATGCATCGCCGCCCAGCGCGAGAAGCGGGCGGCGCAGTTCGGGGACTGA
- a CDS encoding M12 family metallopeptidase, whose amino-acid sequence MASKPEKNPKDATPIAALPAEPAYPRICFERIIPDELDSERPARQALREYMLAGRKGKLSAEEVASAARMAVIRTKKWPAGTTLRCLFLDGSTTMKRKVRTYAHQWEKHANIKLKFVTKAPAEIRISFYADAGSWSAVGRDALNQAYFPLHQPTMNYGWLRDKTPDDEYSRVVLHEFGHALGCIHEHQTPTFSRKWDTKAVMKYFQGPPNYWTEDAIKYNVLQKYSPTGIAATAFDPKSIMLYAFDGALFADGKGPTNSNTKFSADDIKMIGTMYPK is encoded by the coding sequence ATGGCAAGCAAACCCGAAAAGAATCCGAAGGACGCCACCCCCATTGCCGCCCTCCCGGCCGAACCGGCCTATCCCCGAATCTGTTTTGAACGCATCATTCCCGATGAGCTCGACTCCGAACGCCCGGCCCGCCAAGCCTTGCGCGAGTACATGCTAGCCGGCAGGAAGGGCAAGCTGAGTGCCGAAGAAGTGGCCAGTGCCGCCCGGATGGCGGTCATCAGGACCAAGAAGTGGCCGGCCGGTACGACGCTGCGCTGCCTGTTCCTCGACGGCAGCACGACGATGAAGCGGAAGGTCCGGACCTACGCCCACCAATGGGAAAAGCACGCCAATATCAAGCTCAAGTTCGTCACCAAGGCGCCGGCTGAAATCCGTATCTCCTTCTACGCCGATGCCGGATCGTGGTCCGCAGTTGGGCGCGATGCCCTGAACCAGGCTTATTTCCCGCTGCATCAGCCGACCATGAACTATGGCTGGCTACGCGACAAGACGCCGGACGACGAATATTCACGCGTCGTCCTGCACGAATTCGGCCACGCACTGGGCTGCATCCATGAACACCAGACGCCGACCTTCAGTCGCAAATGGGATACCAAGGCGGTGATGAAGTACTTCCAGGGCCCGCCCAACTATTGGACAGAGGACGCGATCAAATACAACGTCCTGCAAAAATACTCGCCAACCGGCATCGCCGCGACGGCGTTCGATCCCAAGTCAATCATGCTCTATGCTTTCGACGGCGCCCTGTTCGCCGACGGCAAGGGGCCGACCAACAGCAACACGAAGTTCTCGGCAGACGACATCAAGATGATCGGGACGATGTACCCGAAATAG
- the aroG gene encoding 3-deoxy-7-phosphoheptulonate synthase AroG — translation MTPHSTQTSKPNTDDLRIKEIKELVPPAHVFREYPVSTRAAQTTYAARQAIHRVLHGADDRLLVVIGPCSIHDHDLAIDYAKKLAKEAEKYAEDLIVVMRVYFEKPRTTVGWKGLINDPRLDNTFRINEGLRLARRILLEINELDLPCATEFLDTITPQYTADLISWGAIGARTTESQVHRELASGLSCPVGFKNGTDGNMRIAVDAIRSANSPHHFLSVTKSGHTAIVSTTGNEDCHVILRGGKEPNYDAASVDAACTEIAKSGLAARLMVDFSHGNSRKQFKLQMEVCDSVAAQLTAGEDRIVGVMVESHLVEGRQDIVPDKPLTYGQSVTDACINWEDSVTVLDRLAAAVRARRVAEAAE, via the coding sequence ATGACGCCGCATAGCACGCAAACGAGCAAACCGAATACCGACGACCTGCGCATCAAGGAAATCAAAGAACTGGTGCCGCCGGCCCACGTTTTCCGGGAATACCCGGTGTCCACCCGCGCCGCCCAAACAACCTATGCCGCCCGTCAGGCGATTCATCGCGTCCTGCATGGCGCCGACGACCGCCTGCTGGTGGTCATCGGTCCCTGCTCGATTCACGACCACGACCTGGCCATCGATTACGCCAAAAAACTGGCCAAGGAAGCCGAGAAATACGCCGAAGACCTCATCGTCGTCATGCGTGTCTATTTCGAAAAGCCGCGCACCACGGTCGGCTGGAAAGGCTTGATCAACGATCCTCGCCTCGACAACACCTTCCGCATCAACGAAGGCCTGCGTCTGGCACGGCGCATTCTGTTGGAGATTAACGAGCTCGACCTGCCCTGCGCCACCGAGTTTCTCGACACCATCACGCCGCAATATACGGCTGACCTCATTTCATGGGGCGCCATTGGCGCCCGTACCACCGAGTCGCAGGTGCATCGTGAGCTGGCTTCCGGTCTGTCCTGCCCGGTCGGCTTCAAGAACGGTACTGACGGCAACATGCGCATCGCAGTCGACGCCATCCGCTCGGCCAACTCGCCGCACCATTTCCTGTCGGTGACCAAGTCCGGCCACACCGCCATCGTGTCGACGACCGGCAACGAGGATTGCCACGTCATCCTGCGCGGCGGCAAGGAACCGAATTACGACGCCGCCAGCGTCGATGCCGCGTGTACCGAAATCGCCAAGTCCGGCCTCGCTGCCCGGCTCATGGTCGATTTTTCACACGGCAACAGCCGCAAGCAATTCAAGCTGCAAATGGAAGTCTGCGACAGTGTTGCCGCCCAGCTGACCGCCGGCGAAGACCGCATCGTCGGCGTCATGGTCGAATCCCACCTGGTCGAAGGCCGCCAGGACATCGTCCCGGACAAGCCGCTGACCTACGGCCAGAGCGTGACCGATGCCTGCATCAACTGGGAAGACAGCGTGACCGTACTGGATCGGCTGGCTGCGGCAGTTCGGGCGCGCCGGGTAGCGGAGGCTGCCGAATAA
- a CDS encoding type IV pili methyl-accepting chemotaxis transducer N-terminal domain-containing protein gives MKTLLSALLAFFLSLAGHEAQAQISDINSAINKAGRQRMLSQRMAKAYFQIGQQIDVDRSRKILDGSIAVFDRQLVELKNYAPTPEIKETYLKLEKSWLAYKDVLVGATPSPENGRKVLAISEEVLELAHQATVQLEKKSGSNAGRLVNVSGRQRMLSQRMAKYYQAASWGIADSGAGANLGKARKDFSEALQELGGAPANTGLINDSLGLVKQQWIFFESALNQKTGGDKRAQLAVATTSERILEEMEGVVGLYEKLPK, from the coding sequence GTGAAGACCCTGTTGTCAGCATTGCTCGCATTTTTCCTTAGCCTGGCCGGCCATGAGGCGCAGGCGCAGATCAGCGACATCAATTCGGCGATCAACAAGGCCGGTCGGCAACGGATGCTGTCGCAGCGCATGGCCAAGGCCTATTTCCAGATTGGCCAACAAATCGACGTCGACCGGAGCAGGAAGATTCTTGATGGCTCCATTGCTGTCTTCGACCGGCAACTCGTCGAGTTGAAGAACTACGCGCCGACACCGGAAATCAAGGAAACCTACCTCAAGCTCGAAAAGTCCTGGCTGGCCTACAAGGATGTGCTGGTGGGGGCGACGCCGTCGCCGGAAAACGGGCGAAAAGTGCTGGCTATTTCCGAAGAGGTGCTGGAACTGGCGCATCAGGCCACCGTCCAGCTGGAAAAGAAATCAGGCTCGAACGCCGGCCGTCTGGTCAACGTCTCGGGGCGCCAGCGCATGTTGTCGCAGCGTATGGCCAAATATTACCAGGCCGCTTCGTGGGGCATTGCCGACAGTGGCGCTGGCGCCAATCTGGGCAAGGCGCGCAAGGATTTCAGCGAGGCGCTGCAGGAACTGGGCGGGGCTCCGGCCAATACTGGTCTGATCAACGACAGCCTCGGCCTCGTCAAGCAGCAGTGGATTTTCTTCGAGAGCGCTCTCAATCAGAAAACCGGCGGTGACAAGCGGGCACAACTGGCCGTGGCGACGACGAGCGAACGCATCCTTGAAGAGATGGAAGGGGTGGTCGGCCTCTACGAGAAGCTGCCGAAGTAA
- a CDS encoding c-type cytochrome gives MRALLFLAGCLLSASVFAQSAVPGGPAQERLKSLSADPVALRAAIDAGKKATFFCANCHGEEGISKTPDVPNLAGQNPAYLLEQIRKFGAGERKDQFMQGLIKVLKEEERIQVAHYYASIKVPPSIADNSQVPRGKELFAKLCVRCHGEQARGNELFPRLAGQKVPYLKSSITRYRDMTGVRNNQLMAIATAPLKNEDITAIANYLTQMP, from the coding sequence ATGCGCGCGTTGCTTTTTCTCGCAGGCTGCTTGCTGTCTGCTTCGGTGTTCGCTCAGTCCGCTGTTCCGGGAGGTCCTGCCCAGGAGCGCCTGAAGTCTCTCAGTGCCGATCCGGTCGCCTTGCGTGCGGCGATCGATGCCGGCAAGAAGGCCACTTTTTTCTGCGCCAATTGCCACGGTGAAGAGGGCATCAGCAAGACCCCCGACGTGCCCAACCTGGCCGGCCAGAACCCGGCCTACCTGCTCGAACAGATCCGCAAGTTCGGTGCCGGCGAGCGCAAGGATCAGTTCATGCAAGGCCTGATCAAGGTGCTCAAGGAAGAAGAGCGCATTCAGGTCGCCCACTACTACGCCAGCATCAAGGTGCCGCCATCCATCGCCGACAACAGCCAGGTGCCGCGCGGCAAGGAGCTGTTCGCCAAGCTGTGCGTTCGCTGCCATGGCGAACAGGCGCGCGGCAACGAGCTGTTTCCCCGTCTCGCCGGGCAAAAAGTGCCATACCTCAAAAGCTCGATCACCCGCTATCGCGACATGACCGGCGTGCGTAACAATCAGCTCATGGCGATTGCCACGGCCCCGCTCAAGAACGAAGACATCACGGCCATTGCCAACTACCTGACGCAGATGCCCTGA